The genomic region GTCCGCTTCGAGCTGCGCGACGCGAGTCAGCCTCTAAGCTTCCCGGACGGCGCCTTCGACGCGATCTGCTGCTTCGACGCGCTCGGGTACTTCCTCGACCGGGACCGAGTGTTTGCGGAATGGTCACGCCTGCTTATGCCCGGGGGGCGACTGCTCTTCACCGAACTGATCGTTACGGGTCTGATATCGAATGAGGAGATCGCGCAGCGCTGGCCGTCACAAACCTTTATGATCTCAGTGCCGGGCCTGAGCGAGCGCCTGCTCGGGGAAAAAGATTTTAAACTTACTCATCGCGAAGACCTAACCCACACGTTGGCGGAGCTCGCCAAGCGCCATTGCGCGGCCCGTGTGCATCACAGCGCCGAACTACGAGCCCTCGAAGGCGACAATTTGTTCGACACCCTCACGACGTACAGAGCCGTGGCAGAACGCCTCGCGCGCGAGGGACGCCTCGCTCATGTTCTGTTCGTTGCGCAAAAGCCAGCTTAGCCGCGAGGCTCAGACGCTGTTTGATATGAACCGAAGATGTCTGCTTATGGCCCATCTGCGAAGTTGCGTCCAGGCGATCGGAAGTCCGCTCGTTGAGCCAGAGCGGCCAGATTTACTCAACCTGAGTTCTTCGCGTTTTGACCGTTTGCATAAATCGCTGTTCGCGAGTCGGGACGACGCTTCTGGTCAGTTTCGAAAGTTCAGAGCGACAAACGCGACACGCCCAAGGCTTCGACAAGAAAATCAATGAACAGACGCGCTCGCAGTGGGAGTTGCCGCTCGAACGCGTGCAGGACGTAGACCGGCGTGGTGAACATCGGTATCTCCGGCAGCACGACATTCAATCGTCCGGTGGCAAGCTCGTCCTCGATGGCGATGCGCATGAACTGCGTGATGCCAACGCCTTTTACGACTGCCTCAATCAAGGACTGAGCATCATCGCTATCGAAGGGGCCATTGGGGATGAGCCGCGTGCCGTCTGCAAAAGTAAATGCTTGCGGACGGCCGCCAAGCAGGTGGCGAAGGCAGGCATGCTGCGCGAGATCGTCGATCGACTGCGGGATTCCCCTCCGTTGAAGATATTCTGGCGATGCGCCCAGAACGTATTGCAGGACGCCCAACGAACGACCGATCAAGTTTGTATCTTCCAACTCTCCAATTCTGACAGCGAGATCGAAACCCTCACGGATGAGATCGACGCGGCGGTCTGTGACGCTGAGGTCGAGCTTAATGTCTGGATAGCGCTCCAGGAACGAGCCCGCCCATGCGGAAATCAGCGGGCGCCCAAATGTGCTCGGCACGGTTACCCGAAGCACGCCTCGCACGTTGCCCGGCACCTGCACGATGTCATCGGCTTCCTCTATCGCGCGCAGATGGGGGGCCACATGCTCATAATAAGCGGCGCCTTCGGAAGTCGGGCTGAGCGTGCGCGTTGAGCGCTGCAGCAAGCGTACACCGAGACGCTGTTCGAGGCGCGCGACGCTTTTCGATACCGCTGAAGGACTGGCGCCGATCGACCTGGCGGCGCCGGCGAAAGAACCTGCGTCAACCGTCCGCACGAAGGCCAGCAGACCGGCCGTTCTTTCCAAAATCGTTGTCATTCAGGACTTTTGATCACGAAAGAACCGAACGATTCACAGCTATACGGCTATCTATGAACGAATAAGTTGGTGGGTGCAACGGGGAATACTCCTTGGCCCCGTTCTGAGTCTTCCAATCCCTCCATCACTGAAGTTCGTACAAGAAAAGGGAATGCAGTATGTCTGCGCAAACCAAACCAACGATCGTTTTCTGCCACGGCATCTGGGCCGATGGTTCTTGTTTCAACAAAGTCATTCCGGCATTGCAGGCCGACGGCTACGAGGTAATCGCCGTGCAATATGGCCTGGACTCCTTCGAAGAGGACTTGGCGACGGTGAAGCGCACACTCAATCGTGTTGGCAGTCCGGTCCTTCTCGTCGGCCATTCGTATGGCGGAGCCACCATCACGGGCTCGGGCACCGACGAGCGCGTGCTCGGTCTCGTCTACATTGCAGCGGTCGCTCCGGATGCCGGCGAGACCGTACAGGACCAACTCGACAAGTACCCGTCGGATATTTTCTCTCGCGTCGAGGTCGCCGATGGGCGTGCTTGGATGCTTCCGAGCGGCACCGAGTTCTTCGCAGGAGATCTCTCCGAGGAGGACCAGAAGCTGGTTTGGGCCACCCATTATGCGCCCGTCTACAATCTGTTCCAGCAACAGAAGCTCAGCGCCGACAAAATCGCCTGGAGGTCGAAGCCAAGCTGGTACATTCTGGCCACGCAAGATCACACTGTGCATCCCGACCTGCAACGCTGGGTCTCAAAGCGCATGGGAGCGACCGTAATCGAGGTGGCGAGCAGCCATGTGCCGATGCTCTCCCAGCCTGATGTCGTTATTGACGTAATTCGAAAGGCCGCGGCCGCCGTTCAAAAAAGCTGATCGCAACAAGCATACATTGCCGAGCACGAGAGGTCGTTCGTAAGGCGACCTCTCTTATTCACTGGTATGCGATGGCCGCTTTTTGGCCCGTTTGCGACGTGCCAACTGGCGCTGAATATGTCCGGTTAGTGGGGAAGACCGGAAGTGTCCTGCCGACTGCCGAAACGGCGCTTTTGA from Bradyrhizobium sp. CB1015 harbors:
- a CDS encoding cyclopropane-fatty-acyl-phospholipid synthase family protein, with the translated sequence MTNHELQSSEFYRVRYSGALQQLQDAVFSEVYDDYFGQSSWITTADYDRFFSMLEVARASSVLDVASGWGAPALRLARRTGCSVVGIEINHEAVASATALAEQLDLAARVRFELRDASQPLSFPDGAFDAICCFDALGYFLDRDRVFAEWSRLLMPGGRLLFTELIVTGLISNEEIAQRWPSQTFMISVPGLSERLLGEKDFKLTHREDLTHTLAELAKRHCAARVHHSAELRALEGDNLFDTLTTYRAVAERLAREGRLAHVLFVAQKPA
- a CDS encoding LysR family transcriptional regulator, which translates into the protein MTTILERTAGLLAFVRTVDAGSFAGAARSIGASPSAVSKSVARLEQRLGVRLLQRSTRTLSPTSEGAAYYEHVAPHLRAIEEADDIVQVPGNVRGVLRVTVPSTFGRPLISAWAGSFLERYPDIKLDLSVTDRRVDLIREGFDLAVRIGELEDTNLIGRSLGVLQYVLGASPEYLQRRGIPQSIDDLAQHACLRHLLGGRPQAFTFADGTRLIPNGPFDSDDAQSLIEAVVKGVGITQFMRIAIEDELATGRLNVVLPEIPMFTTPVYVLHAFERQLPLRARLFIDFLVEALGVSRLSL
- a CDS encoding alpha/beta fold hydrolase gives rise to the protein MSAQTKPTIVFCHGIWADGSCFNKVIPALQADGYEVIAVQYGLDSFEEDLATVKRTLNRVGSPVLLVGHSYGGATITGSGTDERVLGLVYIAAVAPDAGETVQDQLDKYPSDIFSRVEVADGRAWMLPSGTEFFAGDLSEEDQKLVWATHYAPVYNLFQQQKLSADKIAWRSKPSWYILATQDHTVHPDLQRWVSKRMGATVIEVASSHVPMLSQPDVVIDVIRKAAAAVQKS